Proteins encoded by one window of Meiothermus sp. CFH 77666:
- a CDS encoding V-type ATPase subunit subunit G family protein: protein MAGSGLIKSLAEREQALARQLEDAKQAAQAKIREAEAKASQILAEAEQAARDLETQYRARTAEAVARIESEAKAKAEAEARAISEAATTKVAGAVQAVLGEVLP from the coding sequence GTGGCTGGATCAGGACTAATTAAGAGCCTAGCGGAGCGTGAGCAAGCCCTGGCAAGGCAGCTTGAAGACGCCAAACAGGCTGCCCAGGCCAAGATCCGGGAGGCCGAGGCCAAGGCTTCTCAGATTTTGGCCGAAGCAGAGCAGGCTGCGCGGGACTTGGAAACGCAGTATCGAGCCCGCACCGCCGAGGCAGTGGCTCGAATTGAAAGTGAAGCCAAGGCCAAGGCCGAGGCCGAGGCCAGGGCCATCAGCGAAGCAGCAACAACCAAGGTGGCTGGAGCGGTTCAGGCAGTGCTGGGGGAGGTATTGCCTTGA
- a CDS encoding class I SAM-dependent rRNA methyltransferase: MKVRVSPRGAARLLARHPWVYKSDVVEGPERPGLYPVQSNKGVLGLALYNPASEITVRVFSFGDAGPPQEVLLENLRKALERRKPAIAQEPGGAYRLVHAEGDLLPALILDYYAGHGVLQVGSAALEPLTEALVEVIQAEIPLQSLLAKNDQKSRSLEGLPLHVKPLRGQVPDAVMVREGSVQYRVDLQEGQKTGAFIDQRDNRIRLQTFRGQTALDVFSYHGSFALHLAQGFERVIAVDSSAAALQRALQNAQANGFTNIIPQEANAFEFLREAEKRGSRYDLIVLDPPAFAKGKRDVERAYAAYKEINLRAMKLLLGGGILATASCSHHLSEPLFYQMLAEAAADAHRTVRVLEKRGQGWDHPVLLNVPETHYLKFALLEVM, encoded by the coding sequence GTGAAGGTTCGTGTCTCCCCCAGGGGTGCGGCCCGGTTGCTAGCCCGACATCCCTGGGTTTACAAGAGCGATGTAGTAGAGGGGCCAGAGCGGCCTGGCTTATACCCAGTTCAATCTAACAAAGGGGTACTGGGGCTGGCCCTGTACAACCCCGCCTCCGAGATAACGGTGCGGGTATTTAGCTTTGGCGATGCCGGCCCTCCCCAGGAGGTGCTGCTCGAGAACCTCCGCAAAGCGCTGGAGCGACGCAAACCCGCCATTGCCCAGGAACCCGGCGGGGCGTATCGGCTCGTGCATGCCGAGGGCGACCTGCTACCCGCCCTGATACTCGACTACTACGCCGGACACGGGGTCTTGCAGGTGGGGTCGGCTGCCCTCGAGCCGCTCACCGAAGCCCTGGTAGAGGTTATTCAGGCCGAGATTCCTCTGCAAAGCCTGCTGGCCAAAAACGACCAGAAGTCCCGCAGCCTGGAGGGGCTGCCCCTGCACGTCAAGCCTCTGCGGGGCCAGGTACCCGATGCCGTGATGGTGCGGGAGGGTTCTGTGCAGTACCGCGTAGACCTCCAGGAAGGCCAGAAGACCGGGGCCTTCATAGACCAGCGCGACAACCGCATCCGCCTCCAAACCTTCAGAGGCCAAACCGCCCTGGACGTGTTCAGCTACCACGGTTCGTTTGCCCTGCACCTGGCCCAGGGTTTTGAACGGGTCATTGCGGTAGATAGCTCGGCTGCTGCCCTGCAAAGGGCCCTTCAGAACGCCCAGGCCAACGGCTTTACCAACATCATCCCCCAGGAGGCCAACGCTTTTGAGTTCTTGCGGGAGGCAGAAAAACGCGGCAGTCGGTATGACCTGATTGTGCTGGATCCGCCAGCCTTTGCCAAGGGCAAACGTGATGTGGAGCGGGCCTACGCAGCTTACAAAGAGATCAATCTGCGGGCCATGAAGCTCCTGCTCGGCGGCGGCATCCTGGCCACCGCCTCGTGCAGCCACCACCTGAGCGAACCGCTCTTCTACCAGATGCTCGCCGAGGCCGCCGCCGATGCCCACCGCACCGTGCGGGTTCTGGAAAAGCGCGGCCAGGGCTGGGATCATCCGGTGCTGCTCAATGTGCCGGAAACGCACTATCTGAAGTTTGCTCTGCTGGAGGTTATGTAA